Below is a window of Rhizobium jaguaris DNA.
AACATCGCCGACAGGCTGCTGCCGAAAGCGCCGACGCCACTGATGATCGCCACCGACATCAGCGCGGCAATCAGGCCATATTCGATGACCGTGGCGCCGGTCTTGTCACGAAAAAAACGCCGTACGGAACGCATACGCTTCAAGCTCCTAAAGCAATTCCAGGAAAAGTGCGAAGCGGTTTTCCGTCCGGAATTGCGTAACAACAAAGGAATAGAGCGGGAAAGCGATTCCGTGAAAACGCTGAACCGCTCTAGCATCTGAAAACGAGCGTATCCGGCGCCTTCATGCACCCGATAGGCTTTACCAGTGTAACGGTCAGCAGCCGCTGTCGGCGCCATAACCTTGGACGATACAAACCGAACCGGGCTCCTGCTGCAGCACGCTGCGGCGTATGGTGTAACGTTTGCCGTTTTCCATCTGCGGGATAGAGCCGGTGGTGATGTTGTCGAGATCAGGCGCGCTCGCAAGCACGCTCGACTTCGACTTGTCGGAAAGCATCGGCGTCAGGATAAGCGAAAGCGCAACCGCCGCCGTTCCAAACAGCAAGGCGATATTCAACGCGCCCGTCTTGCGCGACGAGGAATAGGACTGCTCTTTTTCCTGAACAGCTTTCCAGAAATCGTCGTCCATAATGCCAAGCCTTCTTAAACGCACACACCAACCGCTTGATTGAGATTATTCAATGCCAGAAGGTCATAAACGATCCCTTAATATCCACATGTAAATTAGAGATGTGTCGATTCGCGGAACAGAACTTGACGGACATTAACTGATTGATATCACGCGATTAATTTCGATTAACCATGTTTAGTTGGTGGAACGTTTGAAAGCGGTAGTTGCAATAACGATACCGTGACGCGTGAAATATTGCGCCGCTTGCCGCGTGGCCGTCCCTTCAAGCACCTGCGCAGCGCTTTAGGTGCCTTTCGCGGTAGGGACGCCCATTACTGGGCGCCCCCCGCTCAGATCCGAGCGAGCCCGATTCGAGCACTCGGCTCCTACCTTGGGTGGCTGACGGCGAAGCGCTCATTGGGCCACGGGTGAAGGATACGCGGTTTGGGGAGCCAGTCGTCGGTCAGTTTCGTCATGCGGGCCCAGGTGAAACCGTCTCGTTGGCTGCGCCGCCGAAGCGTTCGCCGCCAGAGATCGGTCACATGGTGCCGGAACGCCGAAAGCGCCCGGCCATTCGTCGGCACCGCATAATAGCCGAAATAACCTGTCACGACCTGCCTCAGCCACTTCCCCTGTTCGGGGATCGGCCGATGCATCCGACGCCGCAGCTCCGCCTTGATGTCCTTGAGCTTCGCCCGCATGCGGTCGCTTCGGGTCTTCCGCCTAAGCTGGAAGCGCCCTTTGCGCGATTTTCCGCAGATGAAGGTAAATCCCAGGAATGCGAAAGTCTCCGGTTTGCCGAGCCCGCGCTTCTTGCGATCGACCGCCGCAAAGCGACCAAACTCAATCAGGCGGGTCTTGTCCGGATGGAGCGACAGTGCGAACTCCTCAAGCCTTGCGCGCATCGCATCGAGGAAGTGACGAGCATCCTCCTCGCGCTCGAAACCAACGACCACATCATCGGCATAGCGCACGATGATCATACCGCCGGTAGCCTCACGCTGTCGCCAGCGCTGGGCCCACAGGTCGAAGACGTAGTGCAGGTAGATATTGGCCAGAAGCGGCGAAATCACCGATCCTTGACCCGTTCCCCTGTCCTCCACAGTCACGATCCCGTCTTCGAGGATGCCCGCCTTGAGCCATTTGCGGATCAGGCGGATGATGCGCTTGTCGCCGATCCTGTGTTCGACGAAGCGAACCAGCCATTCCTGACTGACCGCCCCGAAGAAATTCTGGATGTCGGCGTCGACGATCCAGTTCACCTTCCGTCGGTCGATTGCGACGTACAAGGCATCCAATGCATCGTGCGGCCCTCTTCCGGGTCGGAACCCGTAGGAGAACCCACAGAAGTCGCCTTCATAGATGGCATTGAGCACCATGACCGTTGTACCCTGAACGATCTTATCTTCCAGAGCTGCAATCGCTAGCGGCCGCTGTTTCCCGTCCGCCTTCGGTATATATGTCCGGCGAGACGGTTGTGGTCGGTACGTTCCCCGATGGACCCGTTCGTGCAGGTCCCTGAGCCGAGGCTCAAGGTCCGCCTCGTAGTCCTGCCATGTCATGCCATCCACCCCGGGAGCGGCCTTGCGCTTAAGCGTGTAGAACGCCGTCCGAAGTGTGTCGACATTGATATGGTGGAAGAGCGCGGTGAACCGTTCCTTCTTCCTCAGCCTTGCGGCTTGCCGTACGCGGTCCAGCGCCTGGGACATGCGAGCCCGGCTCTGTGTCCGGTGCATGTGTTGCTGTTCCGCATTCCCCTTGGTCCCCGGCCTTGGCTCCACCAACTCCGCCACCGGTCGCCCGGCTTTGTTCGTCGGCTTCCCAGCTACTATGCCGGAGTCAGACTTCTCTGGATCGTGCATCAACGGCTACGGCTCCTCGCCTTCCCGTTGCGGACCATCCACACCGTAGTCTTGGGGTGTTTGGCCAATCCAGAGATCTCCCGGTTCCCGTACAAGGAGCTTCCGCACATGCCAGGGTCTCAGACCACGCCAGATCGGAACAGGCGCTCGCGAAAAATCGCGCTTGTCCGTTTCGCCTTCCGCTAAATTAACGGCGTCGGCATCCGGGACGATATCCCTTTCGTGGCTCAATGGCTGGCCTATGCGCTCCCCTGCCGACGCTTCGCCGGCATCCTCGCGGATGCCTGCGCACGGCTCGGGGCCGATGTGGGTCGCTACTCCTTCGTCGTAGTGGACTTTCACCACCTACTCCTTGCCGGTCTCCCGGCGCACTAATTTGAGATAGCCTTCGCATCCGGTTTACCATCGCCGGAACGCTTGGTGTCATGGGTCAGAATGCTTAGAGAAGATCCTGCAGGAACGGAATCAGCGGCTCATCGGCCGGCGGCATCGGATAATCGCGCAGCGCCTGCGGCCGTACCCATTTCAGCGCCTGACCTTCCCGGCCATGCGGGATTCCTTCGTATCGCCGGCAGACATAAAGCGGCATTAGCAGATGGAAGGTCTCGTAGGTATGGCTGGCAAAGGTCAGTGGTGCGAGGCAAGGGATCTTCGTCTG
It encodes the following:
- the mutT gene encoding 8-oxo-dGTP diphosphatase MutT; protein product: MSEAGRKIILVAACALIDTDGRILLAQRPEGKSLAGLWEFPGGKVEPGETPEETLVRELQEELGIQTKIPCLAPLTFASHTYETFHLLMPLYVCRRYEGIPHGREGQALKWVRPQALRDYPMPPADEPLIPFLQDLL
- a CDS encoding Flp family type IVb pilin, with the translated sequence MAPTAAADRYTGKAYRVHEGAGYARFQMLERFSVFTESLSRSIPLLLRNSGRKTASHFSWNCFRSLKRMRSVRRFFRDKTGATVIEYGLIAALMSVAIISGVGAFGSSLSAMFNYISDTVTNSPASK
- the ltrA gene encoding group II intron reverse transcriptase/maturase, with translation MSQALDRVRQAARLRKKERFTALFHHINVDTLRTAFYTLKRKAAPGVDGMTWQDYEADLEPRLRDLHERVHRGTYRPQPSRRTYIPKADGKQRPLAIAALEDKIVQGTTVMVLNAIYEGDFCGFSYGFRPGRGPHDALDALYVAIDRRKVNWIVDADIQNFFGAVSQEWLVRFVEHRIGDKRIIRLIRKWLKAGILEDGIVTVEDRGTGQGSVISPLLANIYLHYVFDLWAQRWRQREATGGMIIVRYADDVVVGFEREEDARHFLDAMRARLEEFALSLHPDKTRLIEFGRFAAVDRKKRGLGKPETFAFLGFTFICGKSRKGRFQLRRKTRSDRMRAKLKDIKAELRRRMHRPIPEQGKWLRQVVTGYFGYYAVPTNGRALSAFRHHVTDLWRRTLRRRSQRDGFTWARMTKLTDDWLPKPRILHPWPNERFAVSHPR